One Glycine max cultivar Williams 82 chromosome 3, Glycine_max_v4.0, whole genome shotgun sequence DNA window includes the following coding sequences:
- the LOC100818905 gene encoding DEAD-box ATP-dependent RNA helicase 8, whose translation MNHNNNNRARYPPGMGLGRGGFNPNPSQNPNLNQNPSLNQNHHAFQARPPYHHQQQRVQYVQRHLLQQQQQQWLRRDGSAAVDEVEKTVQSEAVDSSSQDWKARLKIPPADTRYKTEDVTATKGNEFEDYFLKRELLMGIYEKGFERPSPIQEESIPIALTGSDILARAKNGTGKTAAFCIPALEKIDQDNNVIQVVILVPTRELALQTSQVCKELAKHLKIQVMVTTGGTSLKDDIMRLYQPVHLLVGTPGRILDLAKKGVCILKDCAMLVMDEADKLLSPEFQPSIEQLIHCLPTTRQILMFSATFPVTVKDFKDRYLRKPYVINLMDELTLKGITQFYAFVEERQKVHCLNTLFSKLQINQSIIFCNSVNRVELLAKKITELGYSCFYIHAKMLQDHRNRVFHDFRNGACRNLVCTDLFTRGIDIQAVNVVINFDFPKNAETYLHRVGRSGRFGHLGLAVNLITYEDRFNLYRIEQELGTEIKQIPPQIDQAIYCR comes from the exons ATGaatcacaacaacaacaatagagCGAGGTACCCTCCCGGGATGGGGCTTGGGCGCGGTGGTTTCAATCCGAACCCGAGCCAGAACCCGAACTTGAACCAGAACCCGAGCCTGAACCAGAATCATCACGCGTTCCAGGCTCGGCCACCGTACCATCACCAGCAACAACGGGTGCAGTACGTGCAGAGGCATTTGCTGcagcaacagcagcagcaaTGGCTGAGAAGGGACGGCAGCGCCGCCGTCGACGAGGTCGAGAAGACCGTGCAGTCTGAAGCCGTGGATTCGAG TTCTCAAGATTGGAAGGCAAGACTAAAGATTCCACCAGCTGATACTCGCTATAAAACAGAG GATGTAACGGCAACTAAAGGAAATGAGTTTGAGGATTACTTTTTGAAGCGTGAGCTGCTCATGGGAATATATGAGAAGGGTTTTGAAAGGCCTTCTCCCATCCAAGAAGAAAGCATTCCGATTGCTCTTACTGGTAGTGACATTCTTGCTAGGGCTAAGAACGGAACTGGCAAAACAGCTGCATTTTGCATTCCTGCATTGGAAAAAATTGACCAGGATAATAATGTTATTCAAG TTGTTATACTGGTCCCAACCCGAGAATTGGCATTGCAAACTTCTCAAGTGTGCAAAGAGCTTGCAAAGCACTTGAAGATTCAAGTTATGGTTACAACAGGTGGTACCAGCCTGAAAGATGATATAATGCGCTTATATCAACCAGTTCATTTACTAGTTGGAACTCCAGGAAGAATATTAGATCTTGCCAAGAAAGGTGTTTGTATTCTGAAAGATTGTGCTATGCTTGTTATGGATGAG GCCGATAAGCTTCTGTCCCCAGAGTTTCAACCTTCTATAGAGCAGCTGATTCATTGTCTTCCTACAACCCGTCAAATCTTGATGTTTTCAGCAACATTTCCTGTTACTGTAAAGGATTTCAAAGATAGGTATCTTCGAAAACCTTATGTCATCAACCTTATGGATGAGCTAACTCTGAAGGGTATTACTCAATTTTATGCATTCGTGGAAGAGAGACAGAAAGTCCACTGCCTAAATACTCTATTTTCTAAG CTGCAAATAAACCAGTCTATCATCTTCTGCAATTCAGTGAATCGGGTTGAACTTCTTGCCAAGAAAATCACGGAACTTGGTTATTCATGTTTCTACATTCATGCAAAGATGTTGCAGGACCATCGTAACAGAGTGTTTCATGACTTCCGCAATGGTGCATGTCGAAATCTTGTTTGTACTG ATCTTTTTACTAGAGGAATAGATATTCAAGCAGTTAACgttgttattaattttgattttcccAAGAACGCAGAGACTTATTTGCACAGG GTTGGTCGTTCAGGGAGGTTTGGGCACCTGGGTTTAGCAGTGAACTTGATTACCTATGAGGATCGCTTTAATTT ATATAGGATTGAACAAGAACTTGGAACTGAAATAAAGCAGATTCCCCCACAAATTGATCAGGCAATTTATTGCCGGTGA
- the LOC106794117 gene encoding DEAD-box ATP-dependent RNA helicase 8, which translates to MNHNNNNRARYPPGMGIGRGGFNPNLGQNPSLNQNPNLNQNHHAFQARPPYHHQQQQPQYVQRHLLQPPPPQQQQQWLRRDANAVDEVEKTVQSEPMDSSSQDWKARLKIPPADTRYRTEDVTATKGNEFEDYFLKRELLMGIYEKGFERPSPIQEESIPIALTGSDILARAKNGTGKTAAFCIPALEKIDQDNNVIQVVILVPTRELALQTSQVCKELGKHLKIQVMVTTGGTSLKDDIMRLYQPVHLLVGTPGRILDLAKKGVCILKDCAMLVMDEADKLLSPEFQPSIEQLIHFLPTTRQILMFSATFPVTVKDFKDRYLRKPYVINLMDELTLKGITQFYAFVEERQKVHCLNTLFSKLQINQSIIFCNSVNRVELLAKKITELGYSCFYIHAKMLQDHRNRVFHDFRNGACRNLVCTDLFTRGIDIQAVNVVINFDFPKNAETYLHRVGRSGRFGHLGLAVNLITYEDRFNLYRIEQELGTEIKQIPPQIDQAIYCR; encoded by the exons ATGaatcacaacaacaacaatagagCGAGGTACCCTCCCGGGATGGGGATTGGTCGCGGAGGTTTCAATCCCAACCTGGGCCAGAACCCGAGCCTGAACCAGAACCCGAACCTGAACCAGAATCATCACGCGTTCCAGGCTCGGCCGCCGTACCACCACCAGCAACAACAGCCGCAGTATGTGCAGAGGCATTTGTTGCAGCCGCCGCCGccgcagcagcagcagcagtggCTGAGAAGGGATGCCAATGCCGTCGACGAGGTCGAGAAGACCGTGCAGTCCGAACCCATGGATTCGAG TTCCCAAGATTGGAAAGCAAGACTAAAGATTCCACCAGCTGATACTCGCTATAGGACAGAG GATGTAACGGCAACTAAAGGAAATGAGTTTGAGGATTACTTTTTGAAGCGTGAGCTGCTCATGGGAATATATGAGAAGGGTTTTGAAAGGCCTTCTCCCATCCAAGAAGAAAGCATTCCGATTGCTCTTACTGGTAGTGACATTCTTGCTAGGGCTAAGAACGGAACTGGCAAAACAGCTGCATTTTGCATTCCTGCATTGGAAAAAATTGACCAggacaataatgttattcaag TTGTTATACTGGTCCCAACCCGAGAATTGGCATTGCAGACTTCTCAAGTGTGCAAAGAGCTTGGAAAGCACTTGAAAATTCAAGTTATGGTTACAACAGGTGGTACCAGCCTGAAAGATGATATAATGCGCTTATATCAACCAGTTCATTTACTAGTTGGAACTCCAGGAAGAATATTAGATCTTGCCAAGAAAGGTGTTTGTATTCTGAAAGATTGTGCTATGCTTGTTATGGATGAG GCCGATAAGCTTCTGTCCCCAGAGTTTCAACCTTCTATAGAGCAGCTGATTCATTTTCTTCCTACAACTCGTCAAATCTTGATGTTTTCAGCAACATTTCCTGTTACTGTAAAGGATTTCAAGGATAGGTATCTTCGAAAACCTTATGTCATCAACCTTATGGATGAGCTAACTCTGAAAGGTATTACACAATTTTATGCATTCGTGGAAGAGAGACAGAAAGTCCACTGTCTAAATACTCTTTTTTCTAAG CTGCAAATAAACCAGTCTATCATCTTCTGCAATTCAGTAAATCGGGTTGAACTCCTTGCCAAGAAAATCACAGAACTTGGGTATTCATGTTTCTACATTCATGCAAAGATGTTGCAAGACCATCGTAACAGAGTGTTTCATGACTTCCGCAATGGCGCATGTCGAAATCTTGTTTGTACTG ATCTTTTTACTAGAGGAATAGACATTCAAGCAGTAaatgttgttattaattttgattttcccAAGAATGCGGAGACTTATTTGCACAGG GTTGGTCGTTCAGGGAGGTTTGGGCACCTTGGTTTAGCTGTGAACTTGATTACCTATGAGGATCGCTTTAATCT ATATAGGATTGAACAAGAACTTGGAACTGAAATAAAGCAGATTCCCCCACAAATTGATCAGGCAATTTATTGCCGGTGA
- the LOC106798127 gene encoding TATA-binding protein-associated factor 2N-like — MSRSLVKKSIAPARGNPDDEGERGVRAAKTLTGGGEQGADRAVQCDSTAGEPPGEWGVPREEGRIDNAVLAVHGEGEQDQGGEGGDHEGTGGADGGLRVEHGGQVGVRGECAGGGIGGEGGAGGGRRRAGAGGDRRG, encoded by the exons ATGAg TCGAAGCCTCGTGAAGAAGAGCATCGCACCTGCGCGTGGGAACCCTGACGACGAAGGAGAACGAGGCGTGCGCGCTGCTAAGACTCTCACAGGTGGAGGAGAGCAAGGCGCCGATCGGGCGGTCCAGTGCGATTCCACTGCTGGTGAGCCTCCTGGAGAGTGGGGGGTTCCGCGCGAAGAAGGACGCATCGACAACGCTGTACTTGCTGTGCATGGTGAAGGAGAACAAGATCAGGGCGGTGAAGGCGGGGATCATGAAGGTACTGGGGGAGCTGATGGCGGACTTCGAGTCGAACATGGTGGACAAGTCGGCGTACGTGGTGAGTGTGCTGGTGGCGGTATCGGAGGCGAGGGTGGTGCTGGTGGAGGAAGGAGGCGTGCCGGTGCTGGTGGAGATCGTCGAGGTTAG
- the LOC100775975 gene encoding 28S ribosomal protein S33, mitochondrial-like isoform X1 produces MASGSLKNMLSVAMNQGVVEARARIFGHQLNPTGMKTPHKLLRMKLFGEKVAQWYPHDIKKDDPLVMARQEQEGLVWGLITQCFILMEKLCVNLKPRFNHFF; encoded by the exons ATGGCTAGTGGTAGTTTGAAGAACATGTTGAGTGTAGCAATGAATCAAGGAGTGGTGGAAGCACGAGCCAGGATCTTCGGCCACCAATTGAACCCCACTGGCATGAAAACTCCACACAAGCTTCTCCGCATGAAGCTCTTCGGTGAAAAAGTCGCTCAGTGGTACCCTCACGACATCAAGAAAGACGACCCTCTTGTCATGGCCCGTCAAGAACAAga GGGTCTGGTTTGGGGTTTGATCACTCAGTGCTTCATTTTAATGGAGAAATTGTGTGTTAACCTGAAACCCCGTTTCAATCATTTCTTTTAA
- the LOC100798658 gene encoding transcription factor MYB17, producing MGRKPCCDKMGLKKGPWTAEEDEILVNYINKNGGHGSWRSLPNLAGLLRCGKSCRLRWTNYLRPDIKRGSFTLEDEKLIIQLHGILGNRWAAIASQLPGRTDNEIKNLWNTHLKKRLICMGLDPQTHQPLASPHNPNDKAHASSSTSTRHMAQWESARLEAEARLSREPHLYYNNNKTDSDYFLRIWNSDLGESFRDVHKLESSIKCESQSATTDLASLTPASIVKEEFLWGVKKIVSDSSSSSSELHHDSCDTSLQLLLDFPMNNDMSFLEL from the exons ATGGGAAGGAAACCATGTTGTGACAAGATGGGGTTGAAGAAAGGTCCTTGGACTGCTGAAGAGGATGAGATTCTTGTAAATTATATCAACAAGAATGGTGGTCATGGAAGTTGGCGTTCTCTCCCCAATTTAGCAG GTCTTCTTCGTTGTGGTAAGAGTTGCCGGTTAAGATGGACAAACTACCTCAGACCAGATATTAAACGTGGTTCCTTTACACTTGAGGATGAAAAACTAATCATACAGCTTCATGGTATCCTTGGAAATAG GTGGGCTGCTATAGCCTCTCAGCTACCAGGAAGAACAGACAATGAGATAAAAAACTTATGGAACACCCACTTGAAGAAACGTCTCATTTGCATGGGCCTTGACCCACAAACCCACCAACCACTAGCCTCTCCACATAACCCTAATGACAAGGCTCATGCATCATCATCCACTTCAACCCGCCACATGGCCCAGTGGGAGAGTGCAAGGCTTGAAGCAGAGGCAAGGCTCTCAAGGGAACCACACTTatactacaacaacaacaaaactgACTCTGACTACTTCCTACGAATTTGGAACTCTGATCTTGGAGAATCTTTTCGTGATGTCCACAAATTAGAATCTTCAATCAAATGTGAGTCACAGTCTGCCACAACGGATTTGGCTTCCTTAACCCCAGCAAGCATTGTGAAAGAGGAGTTTCTGTGGGGTGTTAAGAAAATTGTCTCGGATTCATCATCAAGCTCTAGTGAACTACACCATGACTCTTGTGACACTTCTTTGCAGCTCTTGTTAGACTTTCCTATGAACAATGACATGAGCTTCTTAGAATTATGA
- the LOC100775975 gene encoding 28S ribosomal protein S33, mitochondrial-like, whose translation MASGSLKNMLSVAMNQGVVEARARIFGHQLNPTGMKTPHKLLRMKLFGEKVAQWYPHDIKKDDPLVMARQEQERLSKLEMLKRRGKGPPKKGQGRRAAKRNK comes from the exons ATGGCTAGTGGTAGTTTGAAGAACATGTTGAGTGTAGCAATGAATCAAGGAGTGGTGGAAGCACGAGCCAGGATCTTCGGCCACCAATTGAACCCCACTGGCATGAAAACTCCACACAAGCTTCTCCGCATGAAGCTCTTCGGTGAAAAAGTCGCTCAGTGGTACCCTCACGACATCAAGAAAGACGACCCTCTTGTCATGGCCCGTCAAGAACAAga ACGCTTATCAAAGCTTGAAATGTTGAAGCGGCGAGGAAAAGGACCACCCAAGAAGGGCCAAGGAAGGCGTGCTGCCAAAcgcaacaaataa
- the LOC100782224 gene encoding remorin — MAELQTKVEPVPVPALAPVEPEPPLAEAPPLEQKAVVVPPPVPAAAEETKALVVVEKEKENEKIPEPVKKNATGGSLDRDIALAEIEKEKRLSNVKAWEESEKSKAENKAEKHLSAVAAWENSKIAALEAQLRKIEEQMEKKKAEYGEKMKNKIVLVHKQAEEKRAMVEAKRGEEILKAEEIAAKHRATGTTPKKAFGCF; from the exons ATGGCAGAGCTCCAAACCAAGGTTGAACCTGTTCCAGTCCCGGCTCTGGCTCCGGTGGAGCCCGAGCCACCGCTGGCTGAGGCGCCGCCGCTCGAGCAGAAAGCGGTGGTGGTGCCTCCACCTGTTCCGGCAGCAGCAGAGGAAACCAAAGCTCTTGTTGTtgtggagaaggagaaggagaatgAGA AGATACCAGAACCTGTAAAAAAGAATGCCACAGGTGGATCCCTTGATAGAG ACATTGCTCTTGCAgaaatagagaaagagaaaaggttGTCTAATGTGAAGGCATGGGAAGAAAGTGAAAAATCCAAAGCAGAGAATAA AGCCGAAAAACATCTCTCTGCTGTTGCTGCTTGGGAAAACAGCAAGATAGCAGCTCTTGAAGCTCAGCTGAGAAAAATTGAG GAACAAATGGAGAAAAAGAAAGCCGAATATggtgaaaagatgaaaaacaaaatagtcTTAGTTCACAAGCAAGCAGAGGAGAAGAGAGCAATGGTTGAAGCCAAGCGTGGTGAAGAAATTCTCAAGGCAGAGGAAATAGCTGCAAAACACCGTGCAACTGGAACCACTCCAAAGAAGGCCTTTGgatgcttttaa